One Dietzia sp. JS16-p6b genomic window carries:
- a CDS encoding ABC transporter ATP-binding protein: MSPATPTPGGVSIDCVDACVDFPIFDAKSRSLKKAVLGSAGGAIGRNSSNVVVVEALRDITLSLREGDRIGLVGHNGAGKSTLLRLLSGIYEPTRGAARIRGRVAPVFDLGVGMDPEITGYENIIIRGLFLGQTRKQMKAKVEEIADFTELGDYLDMPLRTYSTGMRVRLAMGVVTSIDPEILLLDEGIGAVDAEFMKKARIKLADLVSRSGMLVFASHSNEFLAQLCDSAMWIDHGRIRQRGSIEEIVTAYEGPEAGRSIAAYMERMEREA, translated from the coding sequence ATGAGCCCCGCCACCCCGACCCCCGGCGGCGTGTCCATCGACTGCGTGGACGCGTGCGTGGACTTCCCGATCTTCGACGCCAAGTCCCGCTCCCTGAAGAAGGCCGTCCTCGGCTCCGCCGGCGGCGCGATCGGGCGGAACTCGTCCAACGTCGTCGTCGTCGAGGCCCTGCGAGACATCACGCTGTCCCTCCGGGAAGGTGACCGCATCGGGCTGGTGGGACACAACGGTGCCGGCAAGTCCACGCTGCTGCGGCTGCTGTCCGGAATCTACGAACCCACCCGCGGCGCCGCCCGGATCCGGGGACGCGTGGCCCCGGTGTTCGACCTCGGCGTGGGCATGGATCCGGAGATCACCGGATACGAGAACATCATCATCCGCGGCCTGTTCCTGGGCCAGACCCGCAAGCAGATGAAGGCCAAGGTCGAGGAGATCGCCGACTTCACCGAGCTCGGTGACTACCTGGACATGCCGCTGCGCACCTACTCGACCGGGATGCGCGTCCGGTTGGCGATGGGCGTGGTGACCTCGATCGACCCGGAGATCCTGCTGCTCGACGAGGGCATCGGCGCGGTGGACGCCGAGTTCATGAAGAAGGCGCGGATCAAGCTGGCGGACCTGGTCTCCCGGTCCGGCATGCTGGTGTTCGCCTCCCACTCCAACGAGTTCCTGGCGCAGCTGTGCGACTCGGCGATGTGGATCGACCACGGACGCATCCGGCAACGGGGCAGCATCGAGGAGATCGTCACCGCCTACGAGGGCCCCGAGGCCGGGCGGTCCATCGCCGCCTACATGGAGAGGATGGAGCGTGAGGCCTGA
- a CDS encoding ABC transporter permease, with protein MQDQPTPDPASATLPDERVRSEIVSDSQTFRRAVADLRQGLGQRELWLSLGWQDIKQRYRRSTLGPLWITIATGVMATALGLLYSILFQIPLAEFLPHVTVGLILWGFISGCIKEGSEVFISNEGLIKQLPSALSVHVYRLVWRQFLFLCHNLVIWVVLMLIYPRPLGWDLLLAVLGLAVLMVNGVWVAMLFGILATRFRDIAPLLDSLVQLLFYMTPIVWTTQTLYEQGGEIADRARIAELNPLYHYLEIVRAPMIGQPVAAYHWWIVLACTAVGLILAFVALRRFRSRVPYWV; from the coding sequence GTGCAGGACCAGCCCACTCCCGACCCCGCTTCGGCGACGCTCCCCGACGAGCGCGTCCGCAGCGAGATCGTCAGCGACTCCCAGACCTTCCGCCGGGCCGTGGCCGACCTCCGCCAGGGGCTGGGTCAGCGGGAGTTGTGGCTCTCCCTGGGGTGGCAGGACATCAAGCAGCGCTACCGCCGCTCGACCCTGGGCCCGTTGTGGATCACCATCGCCACCGGCGTCATGGCGACCGCTCTGGGGCTGCTGTACTCGATCCTGTTCCAGATCCCGCTGGCCGAGTTCCTCCCCCACGTCACCGTGGGACTGATCCTCTGGGGATTCATCTCCGGCTGCATCAAGGAGGGCTCGGAGGTCTTCATCTCCAACGAGGGCCTGATCAAACAACTGCCGAGCGCGCTGAGCGTCCACGTCTACCGGCTGGTGTGGCGGCAGTTCCTGTTCCTCTGCCACAACCTGGTGATCTGGGTCGTGCTCATGCTGATCTACCCGCGCCCGCTGGGCTGGGACCTGCTACTGGCCGTTCTGGGCCTGGCGGTCCTCATGGTCAACGGCGTCTGGGTGGCCATGCTGTTCGGCATCCTCGCCACCCGATTCCGCGACATCGCGCCGCTCCTGGACTCCCTGGTGCAGCTGCTGTTCTACATGACCCCCATCGTGTGGACCACCCAGACGCTGTACGAACAGGGCGGGGAGATCGCGGACCGGGCTCGCATCGCCGAACTCAACCCGCTCTATCACTACCTGGAGATCGTGCGCGCCCCCATGATCGGCCAACCCGTCGCCGCGTACCACTGGTGGATCGTCCTGGCCTGCACGGCCGTCGGTCTGATCCTCGCCTTTGTCGCGCTGCGCCGGTTCCGCTCCCGAGTCCCGTACTGGGTGTAG
- a CDS encoding NADP-dependent oxidoreductase, which produces MTTSTQIQLVSRPRGWPTHDDFRTVVVDLPDLAEGEVRVANEFLSVDPYMRGRMNEGRSYIPPFELNETMTGGAVGRVVESRSDAHPVGSVVMHDLGWRDVAQGGGRQFRVVQEIEGVPISAYLGILGTTGLTAYVGLLHIGRFREGESVFVSGAAGSVGSAVGQIARLMGASKVVGSAGSAEKVDKAISDYGFDSALNYREGPVRTLLREHFGSADGEGIDVYFDNVGGDHLEAALDLMNDDGRLALCGAISSYNATERSPGPDNLWHAITRGLTLQGFTVNKYMHLFKEFAEKVGPWVASGEIVFDETVVEGIDNSVDAFLDLMRGANVGKMLVKI; this is translated from the coding sequence ATGACGACCAGCACCCAGATCCAGCTCGTCAGCCGCCCGCGTGGCTGGCCCACCCATGACGACTTCCGCACCGTCGTCGTCGACCTCCCCGACCTCGCCGAGGGCGAGGTGCGCGTGGCCAACGAGTTCCTCTCCGTGGACCCCTACATGCGCGGCCGGATGAACGAGGGCCGCTCGTACATCCCGCCGTTCGAGCTGAACGAGACCATGACCGGTGGCGCCGTCGGGCGGGTGGTGGAGTCCCGCTCCGACGCCCACCCGGTCGGGTCGGTCGTGATGCACGATCTCGGCTGGCGGGACGTCGCGCAGGGCGGCGGCCGACAGTTCCGGGTGGTTCAGGAGATCGAGGGTGTCCCGATCTCCGCGTACCTGGGGATCCTCGGGACCACGGGCCTCACCGCGTATGTGGGCCTGCTGCACATCGGGCGCTTCCGGGAGGGCGAGTCCGTCTTCGTCTCCGGGGCGGCCGGGTCCGTGGGGTCGGCAGTCGGTCAGATCGCCCGACTCATGGGCGCATCGAAGGTCGTCGGTTCGGCCGGGAGCGCGGAGAAGGTCGACAAGGCCATCAGCGACTACGGGTTCGACTCCGCGCTCAACTACCGTGAAGGCCCGGTCCGCACGCTCCTGCGCGAGCACTTCGGCAGCGCCGACGGCGAGGGTATCGACGTGTACTTCGACAACGTCGGTGGCGACCACCTCGAGGCCGCACTGGACCTGATGAACGATGACGGTCGGCTGGCCCTGTGCGGGGCGATCAGTTCGTACAACGCCACCGAGCGTTCGCCGGGCCCGGACAACCTCTGGCACGCCATCACCCGCGGGCTGACCCTCCAGGGCTTCACGGTCAACAAGTACATGCACCTGTTCAAGGAGTTCGCGGAGAAGGTCGGTCCGTGGGTGGCCTCGGGCGAGATCGTCTTCGACGAGACGGTCGTCGAGGGCATCGACAACTCGGTCGACGCGTTCCTCGACCTCATGCGCGGGGCCAACGTCGGGAAGATGCTCGTCAAGATCTGA
- a CDS encoding polysaccharide pyruvyl transferase family protein: MTSTRRAAPTSRLRRRARRRLDATRAAADARWGRPREAHLPVYLVAPAGHPNHGDEQLLAGWLRYLRHRLPGTPVVVDCHTPGQAAVLHHGEHPDVLFTDTLWRLAGEAVDEAVDEAVEEAVGFCRRAIGDLGVRPALASGIGLLRSASVVHLIGGGYVNDLWPHHLGVVAGAGEAGRRAGARVVATGQGFVPCDDAERLAGALRDYHLVTVRDAASCELLESSGVPVRHVADDGWLALSVAGGVEAGDHPVYSSDPDTSRDLVLCAQSDLVEPEVLADAVGRVLAEWAVPGERITVVESIPGGDRVVWDMVCARAEAASGAGGDDDEVGRALAGLRLTRARFVPFQELWSTGLPARPGQVWLTSRFHPHLFAAARGASGVALRTGSAFYDVKHGSLQAAGSPWEAVAPHATSSIAMPAAGGVAPATVDALVSGAERLAEEIYAAASR; the protein is encoded by the coding sequence ATGACGTCGACTCGCCGAGCCGCGCCCACCTCCCGCCTGCGACGACGGGCCCGGCGTCGGCTCGACGCCACGCGGGCCGCGGCGGACGCGCGCTGGGGTCGACCCCGTGAGGCCCACCTGCCCGTCTACCTGGTCGCGCCGGCCGGTCATCCCAACCACGGTGACGAGCAGTTGCTGGCCGGGTGGCTGCGGTACCTGCGTCACCGGCTCCCGGGAACGCCGGTGGTGGTGGACTGCCACACGCCAGGGCAGGCGGCGGTCCTCCACCACGGCGAGCACCCGGACGTGCTGTTCACCGACACGCTGTGGCGCCTGGCGGGGGAGGCCGTGGACGAGGCCGTGGACGAGGCCGTGGAGGAGGCGGTGGGGTTCTGCCGTCGCGCGATCGGCGACCTCGGGGTCAGGCCCGCGCTCGCCTCGGGCATCGGGTTGCTGCGCAGCGCGTCGGTCGTGCACCTGATCGGCGGGGGGTACGTCAACGACCTGTGGCCGCACCATCTCGGCGTGGTCGCGGGGGCGGGAGAGGCCGGGAGGCGGGCCGGTGCTCGCGTGGTGGCCACGGGGCAGGGCTTCGTGCCGTGCGACGACGCCGAACGGCTGGCGGGGGCGTTGCGCGACTATCACCTGGTCACCGTCCGGGACGCGGCCTCCTGTGAACTCCTGGAGAGCTCGGGGGTCCCGGTCCGTCATGTGGCCGACGACGGCTGGCTCGCGCTGTCCGTCGCCGGGGGAGTGGAGGCCGGCGACCACCCCGTCTACTCCTCCGATCCGGACACCAGTCGCGACCTGGTGCTCTGCGCCCAGTCCGACCTGGTGGAGCCGGAGGTCCTCGCCGACGCCGTTGGGCGAGTGCTCGCAGAGTGGGCGGTGCCGGGCGAGCGGATCACGGTGGTCGAGTCGATCCCCGGTGGCGACCGCGTGGTGTGGGACATGGTCTGTGCGCGCGCCGAGGCCGCGTCCGGCGCAGGTGGCGACGACGACGAGGTGGGGCGCGCTCTGGCGGGCCTGCGCCTGACACGCGCGCGCTTCGTGCCGTTCCAGGAACTGTGGTCGACGGGTCTTCCCGCCCGGCCCGGCCAGGTCTGGCTGACCAGCCGCTTCCACCCTCATCTCTTCGCGGCGGCCCGCGGCGCCTCGGGGGTGGCCCTGCGGACGGGCTCGGCCTTCTACGACGTCAAGCACGGATCCCTGCAGGCCGCCGGCTCGCCGTGGGAGGCGGTGGCTCCGCACGCGACCTCCTCGATCGCGATGCCCGCTGCGGGCGGTGTCGCGCCGGCGACGGTCGACGCGCTCGTGTCGGGGGCCGAGCGGCTGGCGGAGGAGATCTACGCCGCGGCGTCCCGATGA
- a CDS encoding nitronate monooxygenase family protein, giving the protein MALPSVLAGPLTVPVVASPMFIYSGPELVAAQCQAGVIGSFPALNARPQSALGEWLDQVTESNAAFAAANPDRYVAPFAVNQIVHRSNDRLEQDLATVVEHEVPIVITSLGARTEVNEAVHSYGGIVLHDVINDRFARKAIEKGADGLVAVAAGAGGHAGTQSPFALIQEIREWFDGPLLLSGAIAHGRSILAAQAAGADLAYVGSAFLATEESRAADEYKQMIVRSKAEDIVYSNLFTGIHGNYLRGSIEAAGLDPDDLPVSDPTAMDFGSGGGADSKAWRDIWGAGQGVGAVSTSGTVRELVERLRAEYEQAASALAAR; this is encoded by the coding sequence ATGGCCCTTCCCTCCGTGCTCGCCGGCCCGCTCACCGTCCCGGTGGTCGCCTCGCCGATGTTCATCTATTCCGGCCCGGAATTGGTGGCCGCGCAGTGTCAGGCCGGGGTGATCGGGTCGTTCCCGGCGCTCAACGCGCGACCGCAGTCGGCCCTCGGGGAGTGGCTGGACCAGGTCACCGAGAGCAACGCCGCCTTCGCCGCGGCGAACCCGGACCGGTACGTGGCCCCGTTCGCCGTCAACCAGATCGTCCACCGGTCCAACGACAGGCTCGAGCAGGATCTGGCGACCGTCGTCGAGCACGAGGTGCCGATCGTCATCACCTCCCTCGGTGCCCGTACCGAGGTCAACGAGGCAGTCCACTCCTACGGCGGCATCGTGCTGCACGACGTGATCAACGACAGGTTCGCCCGCAAGGCCATCGAGAAGGGGGCCGACGGGCTGGTGGCGGTGGCCGCCGGCGCCGGGGGACACGCCGGGACGCAGTCGCCGTTCGCCCTGATCCAGGAGATCCGCGAGTGGTTCGACGGCCCGCTGCTGCTGTCCGGGGCGATCGCCCACGGCCGGTCGATCCTCGCCGCGCAGGCCGCCGGCGCCGACCTGGCATACGTGGGCTCGGCGTTCCTCGCGACCGAGGAGTCCCGCGCGGCCGACGAGTACAAGCAGATGATCGTCCGGAGCAAGGCGGAGGACATCGTCTACAGCAACCTCTTCACCGGCATCCACGGGAACTACCTCCGGGGCAGCATCGAGGCGGCCGGGCTGGACCCGGACGACCTACCCGTCTCGGATCCCACGGCCATGGACTTCGGCTCCGGTGGGGGCGCGGACTCCAAGGCGTGGCGGGACATCTGGGGCGCGGGCCAGGGCGTGGGCGCTGTCTCCACGTCGGGCACCGTGCGCGAACTGGTCGAGCGGCTCCGCGCGGAGTACGAGCAGGCGGCGTCCGCCCTGGCTGCGCGCTGA
- a CDS encoding PadR family transcriptional regulator translates to MSLKFAILTSLTERAGSGIELARRFDKSIGYFWPATHQQIYRELDRLAESGLIRELPLDGAPSRGNPRRFEVTGDGRRLLTEWIREPDEPDPMRSTMAVRVRAAAATGAVDEVREALRHHRDQRADNLRRYREIEDRDFARPDPADARDLLQHRVLTLGIQVEQAWVRWCDEVLEMLDQLPAG, encoded by the coding sequence GTGTCACTGAAGTTCGCGATTCTCACCTCTCTGACCGAGCGGGCGGGGAGCGGGATCGAGCTGGCACGGCGGTTCGACAAGTCGATCGGGTACTTCTGGCCGGCCACCCACCAGCAGATCTACCGGGAGCTCGACCGGCTGGCGGAGTCCGGGCTGATCCGGGAGCTCCCTCTCGATGGCGCCCCCTCGCGGGGTAACCCGCGTCGTTTCGAGGTCACCGGGGACGGCCGGAGGCTGCTCACCGAGTGGATCCGCGAACCGGACGAGCCGGACCCGATGCGGTCCACCATGGCGGTGCGGGTGCGTGCCGCGGCCGCGACGGGGGCGGTCGACGAGGTCCGGGAGGCGCTGCGGCATCACCGGGACCAGCGGGCCGACAATCTCCGCCGGTACCGCGAGATAGAGGACCGGGATTTCGCCCGGCCCGACCCGGCCGACGCCCGCGATCTCCTCCAGCACCGCGTGCTCACGCTGGGGATCCAGGTGGAGCAGGCGTGGGTGAGGTGGTGCGACGAGGTGCTCGAGATGCTGGACCAGCTCCCGGCGGGCTGA
- a CDS encoding NAD(P)H-quinone oxidoreductase has product MKAIEYSNGPDSLRLTEVDDPHPGPGEVLIDVAATAVNRADLLQSQGLYPPPPGASEILGLECSGLISAVGEGVEGLAIGDEVCALLVGGGYAEKVAVPAGQVMPVPAGVSLHEAATLPEVACTVWSNLVMTGGLGRGVLSPEARWGDTDLGAPRVLIHGGAGGIGSHAIQVCRALGARVATTAGGPEKVRKCRELGADLVIDYREEDFPDRVREWTDADERGRGVDLILDVMGAKYLEPNIASLAPDGRLIVIGMQGGVKGELNLGALLPRRAGVLATNLRARPVDGPGGKTGICREVVDCVWPMVAAGDVTTRVSREIPLERAAEALALLESGESHGKILLTVG; this is encoded by the coding sequence ATGAAGGCCATCGAGTATTCCAACGGTCCCGATTCCCTCCGGCTGACCGAGGTGGACGATCCGCACCCCGGGCCCGGCGAGGTCCTCATCGACGTGGCGGCCACGGCCGTCAACCGCGCCGACCTCCTGCAGTCCCAGGGCCTCTACCCGCCGCCGCCCGGGGCGTCGGAGATCCTCGGACTCGAGTGCTCCGGACTGATCTCGGCCGTGGGCGAAGGCGTCGAAGGCCTGGCCATCGGCGACGAGGTGTGCGCGCTCCTGGTCGGCGGCGGGTACGCCGAGAAGGTGGCCGTGCCGGCCGGGCAGGTCATGCCCGTTCCCGCCGGCGTATCACTCCACGAGGCCGCGACGCTGCCCGAGGTGGCGTGCACGGTGTGGTCCAACCTCGTCATGACCGGCGGGCTCGGCCGCGGCGTCCTGTCTCCCGAGGCCCGCTGGGGCGACACGGACCTCGGGGCCCCGCGGGTGCTGATCCACGGCGGGGCCGGGGGCATCGGTTCGCACGCCATCCAGGTCTGCCGCGCGCTCGGCGCCCGCGTGGCCACCACCGCCGGAGGCCCGGAGAAGGTGCGGAAGTGTCGCGAGCTCGGCGCCGACCTGGTCATCGACTACCGCGAGGAGGACTTCCCTGACCGGGTCAGAGAATGGACCGACGCGGACGAGCGGGGCCGTGGCGTCGACCTGATCCTCGACGTGATGGGCGCGAAGTACCTCGAGCCCAACATCGCCTCACTCGCCCCGGACGGCCGACTGATCGTGATCGGCATGCAGGGCGGGGTGAAGGGAGAGCTGAACCTGGGGGCCCTGCTCCCCCGCCGAGCCGGCGTGCTGGCCACCAACCTCCGTGCCCGCCCGGTCGACGGTCCCGGGGGCAAGACCGGCATCTGCCGGGAGGTGGTGGACTGCGTGTGGCCGATGGTCGCGGCGGGTGACGTGACCACCCGCGTGTCCCGGGAGATCCCGCTCGAGCGCGCGGCGGAGGCGCTGGCCCTGCTCGAGTCGGGGGAGAGCCACGGGAAGATCCTGCTGACCGTCGGCTGA
- a CDS encoding SRPBCC domain-containing protein gives MYNMSGVLRELTFTVSGRVGRPVDAVYEAVADPAQLSRYFTTGGARGRLEPGAEVSWEFADFPGRFPVTVVEADPPRRLVIRWEGVEATDTETTTVFEFEPIDDGARTLVTITERAWRVTPGGAESAFGNCEGWTMMLTALKAWVEHGINLREGYYA, from the coding sequence ATGTACAACATGTCTGGAGTGCTGAGAGAACTGACCTTCACCGTCTCGGGCCGCGTGGGGCGGCCCGTCGACGCCGTCTACGAGGCCGTGGCCGACCCCGCGCAACTGTCCCGCTACTTCACCACCGGGGGCGCCCGTGGCAGGCTCGAGCCGGGCGCGGAGGTCTCGTGGGAGTTCGCCGACTTCCCCGGCCGATTCCCGGTGACGGTGGTCGAGGCCGATCCACCCCGGCGACTGGTCATCAGGTGGGAGGGCGTCGAGGCCACGGACACCGAGACCACCACGGTCTTCGAGTTCGAACCGATCGACGACGGCGCGCGCACGCTGGTCACGATCACCGAGCGGGCCTGGCGCGTGACGCCCGGCGGCGCGGAGAGCGCCTTCGGCAACTGCGAGGGGTGGACGATGATGCTCACCGCACTCAAGGCGTGGGTCGAGCACGGCATCAACCTGCGAGAGGGCTACTACGCCTGA
- a CDS encoding ArsR/SmtB family transcription factor — protein sequence MYDGARKGADDDDAVFKALAAPIRRRMLDALKDSPRTTGGLCALFPDIDRTTVLQHLRVLERADLVAGRKVGRERHLSLAPLPIKRIHDRWIGEYARAAVDLLEQLDAEGDHLNHQDE from the coding sequence ATGTATGACGGTGCGCGCAAGGGTGCGGACGACGACGACGCCGTGTTCAAGGCTCTCGCCGCCCCGATACGGCGGCGCATGCTGGACGCGCTCAAGGACTCGCCGCGCACGACCGGCGGTCTCTGCGCCCTGTTCCCCGACATCGACCGCACCACGGTGCTGCAGCACCTGCGCGTGCTCGAGCGCGCCGACCTGGTGGCGGGCCGCAAGGTCGGCCGCGAACGCCACCTGTCGCTCGCACCGCTGCCGATCAAGCGGATCCACGACCGGTGGATCGGTGAGTACGCCCGCGCGGCGGTCGATCTGCTCGAACAGCTCGACGCAGAAGGCGACCACCTAAACCACCAGGACGAATAA
- a CDS encoding lipase family protein — protein sequence MVGTSTAIRQMRGGVACALALLLLVCAGVGAGSGAAGAQSAAPPPVPLPSADPFYTPDGPIADLAPGTVIKSRTMTYGSLELATPLTSTQVLYRTTDQAGAPSATVATVLRPLVPGPPRLISYHMAYDALGSECDPSYTLTGNGAPGRAAIAEQGVIGGYLAAGYTVVVPDYEGPDLEWTIGRQSGYAALDGVRATIDHLGLPASTPVGLAGYSGGSVPTQWGAEVAPTYAPELNIVGAAAGGLPVNVAHNLPYVSGSATWAGVIPALVVAYQRAYGIDTDSFLSDYGRHLVEIVSSQCINAFAADYPGLTDAQMVRAPYTSLLDIPAVVSAIGDNVMGTAGTPRVPMLLAVGDVDGIGDSVMVTADVAGLAYEYCTRGVAVTYAQYDGLAHSEAFAPFQVQTAQFLADRFAGLAPTTNCQGT from the coding sequence ATGGTCGGCACGAGCACCGCCATCCGTCAGATGCGTGGGGGCGTCGCGTGCGCCCTCGCCCTCCTCCTCCTGGTCTGCGCCGGTGTCGGCGCCGGATCGGGAGCGGCCGGGGCCCAGTCCGCCGCTCCGCCACCCGTGCCTCTGCCGTCCGCCGATCCGTTCTACACCCCGGACGGGCCGATCGCCGATCTCGCGCCGGGAACGGTGATCAAGAGCAGGACCATGACCTACGGGTCGCTCGAACTCGCCACACCGCTCACCAGCACCCAGGTGCTCTACCGGACCACCGATCAGGCGGGCGCGCCGAGCGCGACGGTCGCGACGGTTCTCAGGCCCCTGGTCCCGGGGCCCCCGAGGCTCATCTCCTACCACATGGCCTACGACGCGCTGGGCTCCGAATGCGACCCCTCCTACACCCTGACCGGGAACGGTGCCCCGGGCCGGGCCGCGATCGCCGAGCAGGGTGTGATCGGCGGATATCTCGCGGCCGGCTACACCGTCGTCGTTCCCGACTACGAGGGACCGGACCTCGAGTGGACGATCGGGCGCCAGTCCGGCTACGCCGCCCTGGACGGTGTCCGCGCCACGATCGACCATCTGGGACTGCCGGCGTCGACGCCGGTGGGGCTGGCCGGATATTCCGGCGGGTCCGTGCCCACCCAGTGGGGTGCCGAGGTGGCGCCGACCTACGCCCCGGAACTCAACATCGTCGGCGCGGCCGCCGGAGGACTGCCGGTCAACGTGGCCCACAACCTCCCGTACGTGAGCGGGAGCGCCACATGGGCCGGGGTCATCCCCGCGCTCGTCGTGGCATATCAGCGAGCGTATGGGATCGACACCGACAGTTTCCTGTCGGACTACGGCCGCCACCTCGTCGAGATCGTCAGCTCGCAGTGCATCAACGCCTTCGCCGCCGACTACCCCGGACTCACCGACGCCCAGATGGTCCGCGCCCCGTACACGTCCCTGCTGGACATCCCGGCGGTGGTGAGCGCGATCGGGGACAACGTGATGGGCACGGCGGGCACGCCGAGGGTCCCGATGCTGCTGGCCGTGGGCGACGTCGACGGGATCGGCGACTCGGTCATGGTGACGGCGGATGTCGCCGGTCTGGCGTACGAGTACTGCACCCGCGGTGTGGCGGTGACCTACGCGCAGTACGACGGCCTCGCCCACTCCGAGGCGTTCGCACCCTTCCAGGTGCAGACGGCCCAGTTCCTCGCCGACCGGTTCGCCGGCCTCGCACCCACCACCAACTGTCAGGGGACCTGA
- a CDS encoding S9 family peptidase — MSTFFSARPHRALSAGFYKDPDFDYEVRCLLGAVAYGAAEAGEVLATVDGVGDGDHDHWFHAWHDLGSRVHAAADREAAAGRTVTASMAYLRASTYLAVAVNAASGLRDEGQLTSTFRLQRASWERFVDTTDRVIERVSIPWEKDTMPGWFLRPSTDPGPRRTLVMVNGSDGATSGLWHNGAAGALARGYNVLLFDGPGQQSMLFERGIGFRPDWESVLTPVVDFLLDRSDVDAGALAVYAISQGGFWVSRALAYEHRFAAAVADPGVVDVAASWTAHIPSSLMTLFRAGKKEAFDRDMSLGMKFSSSTARTWAFRARPYGETGYFDTLAAVHRYSLTADEMSDITTPLLVTDPEDEQFWPGQSERLAEGAGGPTELARFTAAEGANYHCQPLARQLTDARMFGWLDTVLG; from the coding sequence ATGTCGACCTTCTTCTCCGCCCGGCCCCACCGCGCGCTGAGTGCGGGGTTCTACAAGGATCCGGATTTCGACTACGAGGTGCGGTGCCTGCTCGGGGCCGTCGCCTACGGCGCCGCCGAGGCCGGGGAGGTCCTGGCGACCGTGGACGGGGTCGGCGACGGCGACCACGATCACTGGTTCCACGCCTGGCACGACCTCGGGAGCAGGGTCCACGCCGCGGCGGACCGGGAGGCGGCGGCCGGTCGGACGGTGACCGCGTCGATGGCCTACCTCCGAGCGTCCACGTATCTCGCGGTGGCGGTGAACGCGGCCAGCGGCCTGCGGGACGAGGGGCAACTGACGTCGACGTTCCGCCTCCAGCGTGCGAGCTGGGAGCGCTTCGTCGACACCACCGACCGGGTGATCGAACGGGTGTCCATCCCATGGGAGAAGGACACGATGCCCGGGTGGTTCCTCCGGCCGTCGACCGACCCCGGACCCCGCCGGACACTGGTGATGGTCAACGGCAGCGACGGGGCGACCAGTGGGCTCTGGCACAACGGTGCGGCCGGCGCGCTCGCGCGCGGATACAACGTGCTGCTCTTCGACGGACCGGGCCAGCAGTCGATGCTGTTCGAGCGCGGGATCGGCTTCCGCCCGGACTGGGAGTCGGTCCTCACCCCCGTCGTCGACTTCCTCCTGGACCGCTCCGACGTCGACGCCGGAGCGCTGGCCGTGTACGCCATCAGTCAGGGCGGGTTCTGGGTCTCGCGGGCGCTGGCCTACGAACATCGCTTCGCCGCCGCGGTCGCCGACCCCGGAGTGGTGGACGTGGCGGCGTCGTGGACCGCGCACATCCCGTCCAGCCTGATGACGCTGTTCCGCGCGGGCAAGAAGGAGGCGTTCGACCGCGACATGTCACTCGGGATGAAGTTCTCCTCCTCCACTGCGCGGACGTGGGCCTTCCGTGCCCGACCGTACGGGGAGACCGGGTACTTCGACACCCTCGCCGCGGTCCACCGCTACTCGCTGACCGCCGACGAGATGTCGGACATCACCACCCCACTGCTCGTGACCGACCCGGAGGACGAGCAGTTCTGGCCCGGCCAGTCCGAGCGGCTCGCCGAGGGCGCGGGCGGCCCCACCGAACTGGCCCGGTTCACCGCTGCCGAGGGTGCGAACTACCACTGCCAGCCGCTGGCCCGACAGCTCACCGATGCGCGGATGTTCGGCTGGCTCGACACGGTCCTGGGTTGA